One part of the Entelurus aequoreus isolate RoL-2023_Sb linkage group LG05, RoL_Eaeq_v1.1, whole genome shotgun sequence genome encodes these proteins:
- the LOC133649734 gene encoding uncharacterized protein LOC133649734 produces the protein MKTPAILPLVFCVMILRALLSEAQNNSSTFPASSSSTPRETSSTSTFSPDPTSPTSHLNSKLKLRMTPVSSRSPDLTPGGPGVDTPVAMFDRKECFPVLMLTAGLFLLSAVLLLSTLTLAFKLCQMSRRIKMLGSKSEHWMESAGRDKSNSETDAKETSMLLADMSRPQEEVDDRSPKEEKGEEEQKDAEETEEAADVTQVDGLAFPKQQIEDHALAEEPKDAL, from the coding sequence ATGAAGACCCCCGCCATCCTACCCCTGGTCTTCTGTGTTATGATACTGAGAGCCTTGTTGAGTGAAGCTCAAAACAACTCCTCCACTTTTCCGGCCTCGTCTTCCTCGACACCAAGAGAAACTTCATCGACCAGCACTTTTTCTCCAGACCCAACATCTCCCACCTCTCACCTCAACTCCAAGTTAAAGCTCAGGATGACCCCTGTGTCGTCACGATCACCTGACCTGACACCAGGCGGCCCCGGCGTCGACACACCCGTGGCCATGTTTGACAGGAAGGAGTGTTTCCCCGTCTTGATGCTAACCGCCGGCCtgttcctcctctctgccgtTCTGCTGCTGTCCACTCTAACGCTAGCCTTCAAATTGTGCCAGATGAGCAGACGCATCAAAATGCTGGGCAGCAAGTCGGAACACTGGATGGAATCGGCCGGCCGGGACAAAAGTAACTCGGAGACGGACGCCAAAGAGACCAGCATGTTGTTGGCCGACATGAGCAGGCCACAGGAGGAAGTGGACGACCGTAGCCCCAAAGAGGAGAAGGGAGAAGAGGAGCAGAAGGATGCAGAAGAGACTGAGGAAGCAGCTGATGTCACCCAAGTAGATGGGTTAGCGTTTCCAAAGCAGCAAATAGAGGACCACGCCTTAGCTGAGGAACCAAAAGATGCACTTTAA